One Paralysiella testudinis genomic window, CAGCAGCAACATATCGCTCACCTTGCCGCGCGAGCAGGTGCAGGCAAATTCGATGGTTTGCGGCTCAAATACCCGTGGCGGGGTTTGGTGAAACAAACGGTAGAGCACGGTGTGCGCGCTCAAGTCCGTGAGCTCGGCGGCGGTAACGGTTTGCGCCAAGGTGGCCACATCGGCCCAAGCATTAGCGGCAATTTCCTGTTCAGGCAGCCTTTGCAGCAATAAACCACCGGCGCTGTGTTCGTTGGCGGCCAAGCTGATATGGGTGTCGAGCTGCTCGGAGCGCGCCATATAATCCATCAACATTTGCGCAATGGTGTCGCCTTCCAGCGCCACCACACCTTGCCACGGCTCGCCGTTTTGCGGCTGCAAGGTCATCACAAACATGCCGCCTTCGCCCAGTAAATCGCGCAAGCCGGTGTGTTCGTCAATCACCGCCTGCTCGTCCCAACGGGCGGTGGCACGGCAGGTATGCGCCGAAGTGGCTTCGGCCACCAGCATTTTCAGCACGCCCTTGCCTTGCACTTGCAAAATCAGGCTGCCGTCAAATTTAAGGTTGCTGGCCAGCAGCACGGCGGCGGCGGTCAGCTCGCCCAAAGCATGGCGGATGGCGGTGGGATAATCTTTATTGCCCACAATGTGTTGCCACACCCCGGCCAGCGACACATGCAGGCCGCGCACGGGCATATCATCGAACACCAAGCGGGTGAGTTGGTTGCCGGGCAGCGTTTGTACAGAAGTCATCTTATTCTCGTTATGAGGTTTCTATTGTGTCTGAATATGGACGCAGCCATCTTAAAATCAAGTCCGCACACAAATTCTGCCATGGCGGTACAATACCGTTTACTGTAGCGGCTACAACAAGGAATTCCCCATGTGCCAACTGTTGGGCATGAATTGCAACACCCCCACCGATATTGTGTTTTCATTTGAAGGCTTCCGCCGCCGTGGCGGGCTTACCGACCACCATGCCGACGGCTTTGGCATCGGCTTTTTCGAAGGCCGCGGCCTGCGCCTGTTTCACGACGACAAACCCAGTGCCAACTCGCCGGTGGCCGACTTAATCAAACATTATCAGATTAAATCGGAAAACGTGATTGCCCACATCCGCAAGGCAACCCAAGGGCGCACTTCGCTGGTGAACACCCACCCTTTTGTGCGCGAATTGTGGGGCGAATATTGGCTGTTTGCCCACAACGGCCATTTGGGTGACTTCCAACCCCCGCCCGGCCAATACTACACCCCGGTGGGCAACACCGATTCCGAACGCGCCTTTTGCTTTTTGCTGGAATCGCTGCGCCAGCGCTATCCGGCCAAACCGCCACGGCATGAGCTGTTTGCCGCCATGGCCGAGCTTACCGCCCACATCCGCAGCCACGGCCTGTTTAATTTTATGCTCTCCAACGGCGAATGGCTGCTCGCCCACGCCAGTACCCTGTTGTACTACATTGTGCGCCAAGCCCCGTTTGGCGAAGCGCATTTGCTGGATCAGGATGTGGCAGTGGATTTCAATGCCGTCACCACCCCCAACGACCGCGTGGCGGTGATTGCCACCCTGCCACTCACCCGCAATGAAACCTGGCAACAATTGGCCGTGGATGAGCTGGTGCTGTTTCATGAAGGCCAAATCATCCACCGCCACTGCCCGCAGCCGCCTTGCTACCTCAGCGCCGAAGAAGGCCTAGCCATCGCCCGCGCCGCCGGTGTGGCCGAATATTGATTTTGCTTTAATCCAAACAATGTGACGCTTGATGTAAGGCTGCCTGAAAAGCTCATTTAAAAAATAAAGTTTCAGGCAGCCTTTAAACAACCCGGCAAGGCCCGGTTTAAAAGGATTTAGCTTGCAGGGTGTGCCATTCACCCCAAAAATCCTATCACTACTAACATCAAATAAATTTTATTTCATTTAAAATCATAATGATAACTATATTATAGTAAATAATAATAATTATCATTTGTAATTTTCATCACTTTGGCTTACCATGCACTCACGCTAACAACACGGCACAGCCAGGAGCGGGAAATGCCAGCCTCTCTGATTACCCAGATAGCCCACCACATTACCGCCCTACACCGGCACGGCAGCGCACTGTTGGCCACGCACGACCAGCAGCAACAAGCCGATGTGCATCATGTGCAGTGCTTGCACACCTTGCAAAGCTACTTTGTTTGGGTGGCCGATTACACCGCGCTGGCCGAAAGCACCGCCGAAAACAGCAACGCCATTTTGCTGCTCAGCCATGAAGACGGCACCCATTTAAGCTGGGTAGGCACCACCCACGCCGTGGCAGAACATGAGCCGCTTTATGCGCAAATGTGGTCTTTATTGCAGCGCCATCTGCACCAGCAATACGCGCAGGTAGCACGGTGGGAAAACCGCTGTTTATTGCAACTGGTGCCACAGCATGGCCGTTTTAGCTGGGAAAATCAGGAAGATGTGCTGTTGAATAATGCAGACTTAAACAGCATTTTGAATTGGCAGGCCGCTGCCTGAAGCAGCGGCGCAGAAAATTTCACACAGTAAGTAAGGAGTAGCCCTTAAACGATTTTTGGTAGTGGTTTGTGTTCCTTTTGCGCCCCCTTATGGGGGCGACTTTTTTTTGCCCGCGTTTCAGGCAGCCTAGATGTTTAGTCCCTGAATTTTATGGAGTATCATTACCCCAATTAAAAGAGACCGACTTATGGCAAGCATATTGCATGGTAACGCCAAGACTACGCCTAGAATCAGAAAAGAAATACAAGAGTCTGAAGAGAGCATCGCAGCGTTAGCTAAAAATACAATATTAATTTCAAAACCGTTCTCTACTGGAAACACGCAGATTCGGTCGAAGATAAAAAGTCCGGCCCCAAAACCCGCCCCAGCGTGTTGACCGAATCGGAGCAGCAGGCAATCTGTACCGTCCGGCGACATCTGCGGCTGTCATTGGACGAGCTGTATATCATCTTCAAGCCCAATATTCCAAAGCTGAGCCGCTCCAATCTGCACCGGTGCTTGCAACATCACGGATTGTCGCGCTTACCCAAGAATGAATCCGATGGCCAAAAAGGTAAAAACATTCAAACAATATCCGGTTGGCTTTGTCCATATCGACATCACCGAGGTGCGTTGTGAAACCGGCAAGCTGTACCTGTTTGTCGCCATCGACCGCAAAACCAAATATGTTTATGCAGAACTTCATCCGCGTATGACGCAGAAAACCGCCGTTTCTTTTCTGCGCAACCTACAACAAGATTGTGTGTTTAAAATCACCCATATCCTAACGGACAACGGTGCGCAGTTTACCTACAACTTGCTGAGCCAAGCACAACGGCCTGATAAGGAGCATCCGTTTGACGAGCTTTGCCGGCATTTGGGCATTGAGCACCGTACCACGAAATTCCGTCATCCATGGACGAACGGGCAGGTGGAGATTACCAACAAGATGCTGAAAGAGGTAACGGTCAAACGCTTCCACTATGAGCATCCTGACGAACTTAAACGGCACTTGATGGTATTTTTGCTGTATTACAACCATCAACGCCCCTTACGGTCGTTGAAGTACAAAACGCCTTGGCAGGCTTTGGAAGATTGCTATAATCTAGAGCCTGAATTGTTTCGTGAAAATCCATTCCAGAAGATTATGGGTCTTAACACCTAGATAATACCAATTCTACAAAATAAGATAACAAGGCGGAACTGATTTACTCGGTGCTTTAGCACCCTAGTAAATCGTTCTCTTTGAGCTGAGCCGAAGACGTTACAAGTAGTACGGAACAGAGTTTGTTGGTGCTTTAGCACCTTACAAAATCGTTCTCTTCGAGCTAAGGCGAGCCAACGCAGTTAGGTTATTTTGTAGAATTGGTATAAGGCTTGCGTTGCCCACCATCAACACCGATACCAAAGCCGCCAGCGCCATACAGGTGGTGTAACCGTGTTGTCCAAAAATAATTCGGTTAGGGTATCGTGCTGCCGTTTTAATTCAATTTTGCGGCGGAAAATCACTTCCATGCCGAGCAAATCGCCTTTGTCGTCCACTTCAAACCCGCTTTGGGTATAACGCGCAGTGCCCGTTACCGTGTCATCGGTACGGCGGCTGTATTGCACGTGATCCACGGTTTCGCCCGCTTCCCAATAATCGTATTCCATGCCGTGTTTGCCAATGGTCAACATGGCGGCGGCATCGTTGTCGTGCATGCGGCAATATTCCCGCACCACTTGTCGTGTCGGCTGGCCATCCCAATTGCTCACCCATTTGCCCTGAAAAGCCGCTGGCATTTCTTGAGCCGCCACAACGGTGCTGCCTAGCCACAGCAAGCAATAGAATGTAGCGCGGCGATGATTCATGATTTTCCACCTTAAAGGCTGCCTGAAAGCCATTTTGGCCGCAATTTGCCAACAATTTAAGCGGGCATATTTTGCCCGCTCTTGATTACCCAGCTTATTGACACGGCTTTAGCCAGCCGGTTCGCTGGCGTTTTCCAGCAGCCAAGCCTGTGCCGAGGCGCCATCGTCAAAGTATTTCGGATGCTGCTGGGTGAGCAAGTTGGAAATATGTGCACCCAGTTTAATCCAAATATCGTCCACCACAATGGCAATGCGGCCGAAATCGTCTTCGTGGTTGCGCACAAAACGCAGCTGCTCCATCGCCATGTCTACGGTGAAATCCTTCAGCATCGACAAATCCAGCAAAATATCCGGCCGATGCACTTTGCCGCTGATGTTCATCAGCGCTTCTTCAAACAGGCGGAAGTCTTCTAGGGTAAATTCGTTGTAAAGCGCCACATTCAAGCCGTAATGTTGTTCGCGAATGGAAATCATGATTTGCCCTCCTCCGTTTGTATAGCAAAGAAACGAAATAATCCTACGGCGTTGGCTCACCTTAGCTCGAAGAGAACGATTTTGTAAGGTGCTAAAGCACCAACAAACTCTGTTCCGTACTACTTGTACTGTCTTTGGCTCGCCGCCTTGTATGATTTATTTATTTTCTTTGCTATATTATTTGTATTAGATGTGGTGGTGGCCGCTCTTTAGCGCCGAGCTGCACCCCAAATACCGCTGGCTATAATAATACCCATGCCTACCACTTCTTGCCAGTGAATTGCATCGCCCAGCCACCAAACGCCCACCAAGGTGGAAAACACCACGGTTAAATACGATAAGGCCGCCACCACCAGCTTGCGCCCCACTTTGTAAGCCCGCGTGAGACACAGCTGGGCAATGGTGGCGGTGGCGCCGATGCCCAGCACATACGGTGCGCTTTGCCAGCTCAATGGCTGCCAGCCGTCCCAAGTGGCCAACACCGCACTAATCAAAGTGGCCACCACCGAAAAATAAAACACCACCCGCCAACCCGGCTCACCCAGCTGTGCCAATTCGCGTACCTGCAAATAAGCCCAGCCTGCGCACAAGCCCGCCGCTAAGCCAATCAGCCCGGCCCATTCCTGCCCGGCAGCAAAGGTGGGGCGCAGCAACACCACAATACCGGCAAAACCCAACAACAAGGCCAACCACATGGTCGGGGCAATTTTTTCTTTTAAAAACAGCCACGACAATAAGGCCAAAAACAGCGCCGAGGTGTAGTTGAGCGTAACCGCAGTGGCCAGCGGCAGATGGGTAATGCCGTAAAAAAACAGCAACACGCCCAAAGTACCCGCCACGCCCCGGCTTAAATGCGCACCCCAATGCGGGGTAGCAAAACGCTCGCGGCGCATCCATGCCAGCGCACCCAATAGCACCACCGCAAATACTGTGCGCCAAAACACCAATTCATAAAAACCGAAGTCGAAATCTTGGCCGGCTTTTTTTACCAAGCCGCCCATGAGCGCAAAAAATAGCGCCGCCATCACCATCCAGCCCGAGCCTAATTTATCGGTGCGGCTTGTTGTGTTTGCCTGCATTCCCTTTATACCAATCATATCCATAGTCCTATGCGCTCAAAACAAAACCGCTTTCAGGCTGCCTGAAAGCGGTTTGAAGCGGCTTGGCTTAATGCGTATTAAGGTCGATAAAACGGTAATAAATCTCACCGTTTTGCACATAGCCCAAATCCACCCGCGCAATTTCGGCAATCGCCGCTTCACCGCTGGCCAAATCGGCCACTTCGGCGGCCAGTGCATGGTTGCGCATTTGCAAGCCGTGATTGGTTTCTTGCTGCTGTGCCACCTGCTGCTCCAGCTGCCACATGTCGCGCCAGCCGCCTTTCGACAGCCACAGGCTGTACTGAAACCAGCCCAGCGCCAATACCAACACCCAAGTTACCCACTTCATGGCTTGCCCTTTTATCGCTTAGCCCAATTGGTAAAAGGCTTTTTTGCCCGGATAATACGCTGCCTCGCCCAACTCTTCTTCGATGCGCAGCAATTGGTTGTATTTGGCCATGCGGTCGGAGCGCGACAACGAGCCGGTTTTGATCTGCATACAATTGGTGGCTACTGCCAAATCGGCAATGGTGCTATCTTCGGTTTCGCCCGAGCGATGGCTCATCACGCTGGTATAGCGATTGCGTTTGGCCAAATCCACCGCTTTCAGCGTTTCGCTCAGTGTGCCAATTTGGTTTACTTTTACCAGCAGCGCATTGGCCAAGCCTTGTTCAATGCCCTCAGCCAAAATGGCCGGATTGGTGACAAACAAATCGTCGCCCACCAGTTGCACGGTTTTGCCCAAACGCTCGGTGAGCAAACGCCAGCCGTCCCAATCGTGCTCGCTCATGCCGTCTTCAATCGACACAATCGGGTATTCATCCGCCAATTTGGCCAAATAATCCACAAATTCGGCACTGCTTAAGGCCAAGCCTTCGGCGGCCAGATGGTAGCGGCCATCACGGT contains:
- a CDS encoding class II glutamine amidotransferase; protein product: MCQLLGMNCNTPTDIVFSFEGFRRRGGLTDHHADGFGIGFFEGRGLRLFHDDKPSANSPVADLIKHYQIKSENVIAHIRKATQGRTSLVNTHPFVRELWGEYWLFAHNGHLGDFQPPPGQYYTPVGNTDSERAFCFLLESLRQRYPAKPPRHELFAAMAELTAHIRSHGLFNFMLSNGEWLLAHASTLLYYIVRQAPFGEAHLLDQDVAVDFNAVTTPNDRVAVIATLPLTRNETWQQLAVDELVLFHEGQIIHRHCPQPPCYLSAEEGLAIARAAGVAEY
- a CDS encoding DMT family transporter; the encoded protein is MQANTTSRTDKLGSGWMVMAALFFALMGGLVKKAGQDFDFGFYELVFWRTVFAVVLLGALAWMRRERFATPHWGAHLSRGVAGTLGVLLFFYGITHLPLATAVTLNYTSALFLALLSWLFLKEKIAPTMWLALLLGFAGIVVLLRPTFAAGQEWAGLIGLAAGLCAGWAYLQVRELAQLGEPGWRVVFYFSVVATLISAVLATWDGWQPLSWQSAPYVLGIGATATIAQLCLTRAYKVGRKLVVAALSYLTVVFSTLVGVWWLGDAIHWQEVVGMGIIIASGIWGAARR
- a CDS encoding SpoIIAA family protein; translated protein: MISIREQHYGLNVALYNEFTLEDFRLFEEALMNISGKVHRPDILLDLSMLKDFTVDMAMEQLRFVRNHEDDFGRIAIVVDDIWIKLGAHISNLLTQQHPKYFDDGASAQAWLLENASEPAG
- the hslO gene encoding Hsp33 family molecular chaperone HslO codes for the protein MTSVQTLPGNQLTRLVFDDMPVRGLHVSLAGVWQHIVGNKDYPTAIRHALGELTAAAVLLASNLKFDGSLILQVQGKGVLKMLVAEATSAHTCRATARWDEQAVIDEHTGLRDLLGEGGMFVMTLQPQNGEPWQGVVALEGDTIAQMLMDYMARSEQLDTHISLAANEHSAGGLLLQRLPEQEIAANAWADVATLAQTVTAAELTDLSAHTVLYRLFHQTPPRVFEPQTIEFACTCSRGKVSDMLLLLGGQEVGEAVAEQGSIDISCDFCHAHYVFDETDVNTLFGMDVVRAAKDEAQKQLSH
- the ftsB gene encoding cell division protein FtsB; the protein is MKWVTWVLVLALGWFQYSLWLSKGGWRDMWQLEQQVAQQQETNHGLQMRNHALAAEVADLASGEAAIAEIARVDLGYVQNGEIYYRFIDLNTH
- a CDS encoding DDE-type integrase/transposase/recombinase; translated protein: MAKKVKTFKQYPVGFVHIDITEVRCETGKLYLFVAIDRKTKYVYAELHPRMTQKTAVSFLRNLQQDCVFKITHILTDNGAQFTYNLLSQAQRPDKEHPFDELCRHLGIEHRTTKFRHPWTNGQVEITNKMLKEVTVKRFHYEHPDELKRHLMVFLLYYNHQRPLRSLKYKTPWQALEDCYNLEPELFRENPFQKIMGLNT